Part of the Hemibagrus wyckioides isolate EC202008001 linkage group LG09, SWU_Hwy_1.0, whole genome shotgun sequence genome, ATCCACCAATGCCAACCCAGAAGGCCATGATGAGCCCAGCAACCAGTCCTGTTACAGCACCCTacagaaataaaaccaaacaggTTTCTCTCTGTGGCCTTGCTCATTATTCAATGCACAAATATTAGGTGAAAAATACTCACAGTGCTATTGGCCCAAGGGAAAAATATCCCAAGACAGAAGAGTCCCAGCAGGGGACCACCTACCATCCCAAAGATACTGAGAGCTGCCTGGATATAAGAAATTTGAGGCATATTCATTCAGAGTGAGAGCTGAAGCATACTTTTCAGTTAGGTTTTCGTTTGTTATTTCTGCTGATTGTTTAATGGGGATGCTTTGGAGATAGCTGTAACTGAGACTAAAATTCAATTGTGCTTACCTGCAAGACAGAACTGTTCATCAGATGGACAGCATATGCCATAGCAAGGCATAAAAGGCCATATGCAAAGGCtagattagaaataaaataaacaaagaccACAAACTGAAAATAAGCTTATATGTACGATTTAACAACAACGACATTAGTAATCATTTTAATCATCATTGTTAATCTAATTATATTTTctgcataataaaaaaaatccactcaAATTCAGTACAAACATTAAGTAGACAAGACATCCATGTATAAAGACTCACCGAGTATCTTGGACAGTAGTGTGGCTCTAGCCTCTGACATAGAAGGATAATGAGGCTTAATGAAATCCTCCATTGTTACTGTGGCCAAGGAGTTGAAAGCTGAAGATATTGTGCTTTGGACATGGGAAAAGCATCCAtaaattaatacatatataCTGCTCTATTCGTAATAATAACTTTATAGGAATAGTCATAGGAACACCTGCGCATCTGTCCATTCACGTAAATatcagtcaatcatgtggcagaagtGTACCAGGTAAAATTCTTTACAGTTAATATAGGCCAAGAGCTTCAGTAAATATTTACATCAGTTatcagaaagataaaaaaaacgtgttaaatgtgaacattaactaagGGTCCTGACCTGTATTTGTATAACTACAAGCACTCtgtgctgctacatgattgtcTGAGGGCACAAATGAATAAAAGGAACCTTAattgtacaggtgttcctattaaagtggctggtgagtACATACTTCAAACTCAGTCACTAAACAAGGCAACAACATGATCAAGTTATGAACTCCTGGAGAGTGACTGAATGAAAAGTTATCAAAGGGTATCAGAACAGAAACAATATAACTTGTCGTTTTCTtattaacacattttatttgCTTAAGGACTGTTTCCTCTGGTCAAATAGTTTTGCTCAAAACTATTTCCATAGTTAGGAAGCACACTAAAAGTCGCAGTTCCACAAGGGTTACAATCAGGAATCATTGTttgtcaaaaacaaacaactccGCTTTTTTAAGCTTCTGTGTGGTTTCCTGTTTTCACGTCTTAGATTTTTTGTcagattttaatataaaatattgccCAATTAATGGCATGATGGTGTTTGAGCAATTCCTCAATGTGTTTCATTCCATTTAAGTTATTTTATTATGCAGATGTATCAAATTAGAGTGTTTCTTctttatatgaaatgtgaagGTGTTCTTTGAGGTATAGTTGGTGTTAGAATGTTTGTAATAAATACAATTCTTACCATTTTAAGCACAAATGTTAAGCCCATGCTTGTTTTCAGTAGGCAAACACTAAATACTAAAACCCCTAACACACAGTAATCTGCTCCTGTCACAGGATTTGTTGTTTGCCTTCTAAATGCAGTAGCTTGTCCATACCTTAATGATGCACTGAATAAGCATGCAACAAACAGTCCAGGCAGTCCAGGAATGTCCTGCAGCATGTCCATGACAAAGTATAGGACCATCTATTGTTCAATATCACATAAATGTAAAGACAAAAATTGAAAAAGATGTAACCAGTTGGACGCATTGTGAACAGATAAAAGAATATTTTCATAACGCTGACCTGATCTTTAGATGTGACATTCTGTTTGATTAAGGGACTGTTATCACTGTAACATGCAAACATAACAAGTCCCATCAGACAGCTTAGACCCAAAGCAACCTGAAGGCAGGGAAACACCATGTAGCATGACCTACAAGGCAACATATAGGCTATCAGTTTGGGCTACAGAGAGGAAACATCCGGCTTCAACATGCCAGTGTTACAGCAAAATTTTACTTACATTATAGCTTCTTTCTCTGTGCGAGAGCTAAGGTACCTCTGCACTTGTGCCTGGTTCACACCATATAAAGAGAGCATCAGAAACACACCACCAAATCCCAACGTCCAGAAGGTGTGTCTCACAGTCGGGTCAGGATTTAGGCTTAAAGGAGGGAGAGAAATACAATTAAAAGACCAACTACAGATCTCAAGGGATGTTATGTTGTTAATTGGTTGAAAAAACAATCCCCCAAATTCGTAGGGAAACCCAAAACAACTCAGTAACATTTCTTGTTTGtattcaagaaaaaaaattctcactCAATTCCAGAGATCAGGCCTCCCTCTGTAACCTTCCTCCAAACCTCAGAAAGACCACCAGCCTGCTGTACACCCACTATGATGACAGCAAGCTGACCTGCAAACATCACCACCGTCTGAAAAACGTCTGTCCAGATGACTGCTTTCAGACCACCCTGTGCAAGTGCAACACCAAATATTGAAGACAGACTTCCATGGGGACATCAGCATGCTTTCATATTTGAAGgataacacaaaaaaaaaaacaccaacagtATTTACCAGTGCTGTGTATATTGTGCACACTAGTCCAGTTGCTAATACTGTTCCCCACAAGTGGAAACCAGTAACTAAATGTAGAACAGGAAGACAAcatcaaaagaaaacaaaatcagtGAAGAATGCTGGATCTTGTTGAAAATTAAGTAACAAATACGAGGGACTCTCTAGAAAAatcttttgaatttttttgcttcttttaaaTTCTAGTTTCAACCAAAATAGGGTTTTTCTGTGCAATGCAATGCAATAAAAAGaattgttattaattataatgttCTCTTCATAAgattatataaatgaaatagaatattatatatatttttgtttttagatgctTTAACTCATTTCaagctttaaaataaagaaaatattgcATCTTTCTCTAAGTAAATGCAAAGAATTAAATCATCTGCCAATAGTACAAGAACTATATATAGTTAAAAGTACATGTGAAGTGTTTTCTAGGTCACCACACGTTCATAATAGTAACATAAATGATGTTAGATAGCTCTAAATATTTTGACCAGCataatgttgtgtaatgatgACCGCCCCCCCCAATGTACTGATTTCCCTTTTTATTAAATTctaaatttaataaaagaaagagcTGCATTCACCTGCATTCAGTGCAAGAGCTGGAGTATATACACCAACACCCATATAAATAACCTGTATGTACAGGAAGAACAAGCAATGATTGATGTAACACAAAATtgagattttaatttaaaaaaaagtctcttgaaagtgcttattgtatcatacactgaccaggcataacattatgaccacctgcctaatattgtgttggtctcccttttgctggcaaaacagccctgacccatcatgcactgtgtattttggcACGTTTCTAtctgaaccagcattaacttgcaatttgagcaacagtagctcgtctgttggatctgatcacacaggccagccttcgctccccaagtacatcaatgagccatgaccgcccatgactctgttgtcggttcaccactgtttctgccttggaccacttttgatagaccactgcagaccgggaac contains:
- the slc5a6b gene encoding solute carrier family 5 member 6 isoform X1 — its product is MDGPGQKYFTPIDFVLFALLLVASIAIGLYYALTGGRQKTTQEFLLADRSMRCLPLSLSLMASFQSAVAIVGTPAEIYTNGTQYWFIGCAYILGLLIPAHVFIPVFYRLNLTSAYQYLELRFSKAVRICGTVTFIFQMVIYMGVGVYTPALALNAVTGFHLWGTVLATGLVCTIYTALGGLKAVIWTDVFQTVVMFAGQLAVIIVGVQQAGGLSEVWRKVTEGGLISGIDLNPDPTVRHTFWTLGFGGVFLMLSLYGVNQAQVQRYLSSRTEKEAIMSCYMVFPCLQVALGLSCLMGLVMFACYSDNSPLIKQNVTSKDQMVLYFVMDMLQDIPGLPGLFVACLFSASLSTISSAFNSLATVTMEDFIKPHYPSMSEARATLLSKILAFAYGLLCLAMAYAVHLMNSSVLQAALSIFGMVGGPLLGLFCLGIFFPWANSTGAVTGLVAGLIMAFWVGIGGFVAQMSNAAIQLPHNGTYPVPTENMTLTTMSSILTPATDKLSKSAGLQGFYSLSYMWYSALNSTVVVIIGLLVSLITGPMKKSDVTAGTVYPLLDNICFFLRILLKPKLCCSSPPDHRQIAAHCEQMNGVAKPEKNTGTEEEQETFLPLSQRSYLEKETSV
- the slc5a6b gene encoding solute carrier family 5 member 6 isoform X2 produces the protein MRCLPLSLSLMASFQSAVAIVGTPAEIYTNGTQYWFIGCAYILGLLIPAHVFIPVFYRLNLTSAYQYLELRFSKAVRICGTVTFIFQMVIYMGVGVYTPALALNAVTGFHLWGTVLATGLVCTIYTALGGLKAVIWTDVFQTVVMFAGQLAVIIVGVQQAGGLSEVWRKVTEGGLISGIDLNPDPTVRHTFWTLGFGGVFLMLSLYGVNQAQVQRYLSSRTEKEAIMSCYMVFPCLQVALGLSCLMGLVMFACYSDNSPLIKQNVTSKDQMVLYFVMDMLQDIPGLPGLFVACLFSASLSTISSAFNSLATVTMEDFIKPHYPSMSEARATLLSKILAFAYGLLCLAMAYAVHLMNSSVLQAALSIFGMVGGPLLGLFCLGIFFPWANSTGAVTGLVAGLIMAFWVGIGGFVAQMSNAAIQLPHNGTYPVPTENMTLTTMSSILTPATDKLSKSAGLQGFYSLSYMWYSALNSTVVVIIGLLVSLITGPMKKSDVTAGTVYPLLDNICFFLRILLKPKLCCSSPPDHRQIAAHCEQMNGVAKPEKNTGTEEEQETFLPLSQRSYLEKETSV
- the slc5a6b gene encoding solute carrier family 5 member 6 isoform X3, whose translation is MDGPGQKYFTPIDFVLFALLLVASIAIGLYYALTGGRQKTTQEFLLADRSMRCLPLSLSLMASFQSAVAIVGTPAEIYTNGTQYWFIGCAYILGLLIPAHVFIPVFYRLNLTSAYQYLELRFSKAVRICGTVTFIFQMVIYMGVGVYTPALALNAVTGFHLWGTVLATGLVCTIYTALGGLKAVIWTDVFQTVVMFAGQLAVIIVGVQQAGGLSEVWRKVTEGGLISGIDLNPDPTVRHTFWTLGFGGVFLMLSLYGVNQAQVQRYLSSRTEKEAIMSCYMVFPCLQVALGLSCLMGLVMFACYSDNSPLIKQNVTSKDQMVLYFVMDMLQDIPGLPGLFVACLFSASLSTISSAFNSLATVTMEDFIKPHYPSMSEARATLLSKILAFAYGLLCLAMAYAVHLMNSSVLQAALSIFGMVGGPLLGLFCLGIFFPWANSTGAVTGLVAGLIMAFWVGIGGFVAQMSNAAIQLPHNGTYPVPTENMTLTTMSSILTPATDKLS